TGTGGGTGTGGGtggggggtggtggtggggatGTGGACCTGGATGAGAGCATCAGAAGCTCCTGGGCGATCACACGGATGGAGAACCTCTGAGGTTTGCCTCCTTGCGAGCTGCAGGAAATTCCACCAAAAACACCCAGGAcgactttttttcctttttgtttcttttgggCCACAAACATGGCCGTCAACACGGAGAGCAGCGCGGTGTTAGTCCAGAGGGATCCGTCCGGCACGGGAGACTTCCACGACACTGAGAAGCTGCTGAGCGCCGCTGCGGCCGCCGCTGCCGAGCGgtcgggcggcggcggcgcgtgTGACGGGCCGGACCTGCGCGGCAGTGTCCGCTCGCTGAACGCCGATCAGAACGGCCACCGCTCGCCGCTCAAGTCCGGCTCGGTGGGCCATCTGACGGCCACGCCCAGGTCATTGTCACGCCTCAGCCTGGCGTCCGGTGGGCCGCCGGGCGCCGCGCCGCCCAGCTACTTGTGGCTGGCCGTCCTCTCCTGTCTCTGCCCCGGCGTGCCGCTCAACGTGTGCGCGCTGTGGTACGCCAGCGTGGTGAGTTCCCGCCAACACTTGCTTACCTTTCGAAACACTTGGCCTCAATTTGATTCAGCTGCTTCCTTTTGGTTGCCCTAATGCGCCAAACTTTGCATGTTTTATGTGAAACTTATCACAAAACGTGTCACACTCTAACGCCTAATGTGTGAAATTGTCAAACATAACCTGAAAGTGATCACGTTAGCACACAAAAACTTTTATTTCTGGTGTGTTAGCAGAAACAGTATTATTTATTTCTAGAAATAATTGAAATATTCATCAATGAAGTTGAGTTGACCAGTTGAGCGCGTGCATTTTTGCCTGTCACTGACCTCTGACCTGTGGCCGCCCCACCGCCAGTCTCGCTCGGTGCTGAACAACGGTGACGTGGAAGCGGCGCGGAAGTACGGCCGTCTATCTTTGCTGCTCAGCCTCCTCGCCATGCTGCTGGGTGTGGCCgtcatcgtcttcatcgtcttcaCTATCGGTACGGCCCTCGCCGCTCCGTTTTGCCCTCGTCTCCAAAAACGTGgctttctagaaaaaaaaaaaaaaaaaaaccttgagggCAGGTCGTTATGGACCTTAAGATTGCTGACGTAATAAATGCTCAAAgtggtgtgtacgtgtgtgtgtgtgtgtgcagagctCCAGCAGTGAGCAAGAGCGGCGTCCTGAGCTCCTCACaccagggaggaggaggaggacgggaTGGAAAAGCACAaacgcaagaagaagaagagatgtAATGGAAGACAAGCCATGACATCAGTCTGGTACTGCTTGACCCTGAAGgtcagaaacagaggaaggagggGCTTGAGACGCACACGCAGTGTCCCCGTTGTCGAGGAGGTTGTGCTGCTGGCGACCGAACGAGGATGACTGGCTTCCCACTGAACAATTTCGAGGAGCTCAAAATACTTCAGTTCCTGCGACCCCCCCCATAACCCCTTTTGAGACTTTTGAGCGCCCGCCCGTGTCTCTGGTGTTGCCGTGTACTTTGTATGTTTCTACTGTATGACTGACAGGCTCGTTTGTTTGCATGTGTCAAATAAACCGGAATGAGCATGTGCCGCCAGGTCGCCCCACTTGCACAACTTCTTCTGAACAAAGTCACCGAAGGCTTCGGGATTCCTCATGAAGACCTGGATCAAGTGGAAATCTGGGTTTCTCCGCTAAAGCTGCAGCCCATCCCAGAAAAAACAATTAATTACAATGAAAATATAGTTTACTGCTAAAAATGATCCTCACACAATGCGTCAACTAGAATAAGCCAAATAAAACGAGTCGAGTGGAAGTAGGAAGCTCAAAAATGTTAAATGACATCCTAAGAGAGTTCACGAAACGAGTCACATCCAAAAAGCCAATTGTAATCAAATGACTGAAATCATTGCTAGTTTGTTCGGGAGGCCgagcaaaagaagaaaaagccagCAGCACTTTCCTGACTCCACACCAAAGAAATCGATACTGTTTTCGACTCTTCCGCACCCCACCCCCCGCCCTCCCCACCACCGTCATCCCTCTTGGCCCCAGTCatcttgttgttttcttttttttttcttgattcgTTCGAACGGGAAGGAAGTGGCCAAATCGCCGCCGGCATATCTTTCCTTCATGTCCTGCTTTTCAATGAAGCCAACTGGAAATACTTTTCCAAAAAGTCACAGGCAGACAGATAAATGTAGCTTAGATGCTGCCGTGTAATTTATCTTCTACAATTATCGGCACGGTGATGACTTGAACTTCCCGTTTGCTCGGCTGTGCCACCAAAGAGCCAGACGGCGTCCCCCGAGTGGACGAAGCTTCTCATCCATTGCCAACTTCCTGCATTAAGGCTTTTAAGCGATTAGCGCTGCTTAACTTGCAGCATCTCTtatttacaccccccccccccctcccctatcgtcaccatcatcaccaccatcctcctcttcttctggcGCGGCGGCGTTGGGGACGTCTGCGGGGACAGGATGGGCAAGCTACGTGTAAACACTCTTGCGTGCTGCGTCCTGCGGTTTGATTTACTGGAGGAGGCACTTAAGAGGGAAGCAGCCcccccagagagagagagatgggggGTTGCGGTGGGGGGCAGACTCCTATTACAGGCCTTTCAGCAGCCTTAGCCCTCTGCTGGTGACGCGAGGAACGACAAACCTCAGGACCCGGTGTTGCTACTTCCTCTGTTTTTCTACGTGTAGAATTTAGAACACTTCTTTCATCCCCAAGCAAAGTTACAGGGTAGAAATTTTCACGGGTCTCCTGTTAAAAGTGCAATATGTCATAAATGCTTTAATATGCTGTAAAATGCTTACTTTAACCAGGCTTCATTTCACATAAGTTGTTGGACCCGGCGGCCGCCATGTTGAAAGTCGACGTCATCGCCACAGTCGTCAAGTGCGTCTAACTGTCGCAAATTGATTACGCGGGCACAGAGTGACCTCTAGCGGCCACAACTGAGCAATGCGTGGAATTAAATCTCTCCTAAAAGCTCGATGAAATATTCAGTACTGAAATATTCAACGACGTGTGTGAAAGAAGTGATAAGAGTGATAAGAGTGATAAGAGTGACGTCACACAGGCCTCGTGTTTGCTTGTCTATATTCTTTTTATTCAAATATGACGAAGagaaagggatgacaaaatgttAGCACCTTGCTCACACGGGTCTCACATTTTTCATCATCAAAATACAAAAGTGCTGTGCACCACAGCAAAGCACCTGAAGTCCATCCTGGGATCACGCTCGGACCGGCCGCACCCAAGGAGGCGGCAGTACCGGCGGCAAgatggaggacgaggaggaaaaGGAAGGATGAAGGTGTCGACCTCAGTGCTGGATCCTTCTGATGGACTGGATCTGTGGGGTTTGAGCTTGAGAGCCAAACTCCCGGAAGGACTTGTACTCGCCTCCACGGCAATCCGACTCCACGATGTACTGCTGGCCCCGGTAGCCTGGATACTGGTAGCATACAAACCTGACAGAGAAGAAACAATGAAAATGAATAATAACGAAAATGATCAAGTTAGCGAGGAGGTAATTTCTGTGTATCTTCACCAGGTCATGGACTTACGCGCCACTCTGGATGTGCATGGATCCAACCTGGTTGTTCAACCAGCCCATGGCCTGCAGGGAGGGGTAGTCGTCAGACAGCTCAAACTGGCGACCCGTCATGTTCTCCAACTCGTAGATGGTCATGCGAGCTTCCTTGTGGTTCTGAAAAAcgagaagaagaagcgggagatGAGCCGAGTGGCGTGAGGTCGCCGGTGTCATGTTGGGAGCTTACAGCGCAGCAGATAGGCCTGAAGGAGAGCATCCTCTCGATGCGGTAAGAGTTGCTACCGCCGTAGGCCTCAAAGCGAGGGTAGTCGCCTTTCTCCAGGACGAACTGCTGGCCGCAGAAGCTGGAGTGCTCGTAGCCTACCCAGCTGGACGTGCCAGGTGGAGCAAATCAGTACTCGGTTTCCTTTCCGGAAATGAGGCGTTGGGAGCATACGTACGCGCCGCACTCCACCTTGAGGGAGCGGATGTTGTCCAGGCCGCACTCCACGATGTTCTGGCAGCTGGCCGTGAACTCCGCGCGCTTGCCTTGGAAGTGTTCCTGGTCGTACACCGTCATCTGCACACACAAGGAGCCTCGCTCAAGGAGTCCACCATGGAGGGACAGACGACGGCGGAGGCCGGCTCACCTTCCAGGGGCCGCTGGGCGAGGGCTTGGGCACAGACATCTTCTTCCTGTGTGTAAACAAAGTTCAAGTCACCAGTACTAAGGAATCTCTTGAAGTCCAAAACCTTACCGAGCAAAGCGTTGATCCGAGTGTCACAGGGTTCCGTTGAGGTGGTTGTCGAGGTGCTGCTCGCGGGGGGCTTATATGTGCACCGCGCTCAGGGGGAACCCGGGGGCACGGGGGGGGTGCCCCTTGTCAGCAATTTGCTTTGGAACTGCCACGCGCGCAAACATACTGAGATCGCACACACACTTTGTATCACCTTGTtgtgcacacacatgcaaaactAATACAAGTAAATACACACATAAGTGAGATGTGTCGGTGTGTACCATTGCTTCATTGGAGAAGCTCTAAAGACATTGTTGCGCAAGACATTCCtgcaggatgtgtgtgtgtgcgtgtgtgtgtgtgacgcgaCGTCAATGCCTCACATAAGCCTGCTGAGTTTGCGTGTCTCATTGTGACAGGGCACACGCATCAGCAGAATCGTGCACACATGGCTAACAACGACAGCGAAGACAATTACGGTCTGAATTGACCCCCCCGACTCGTTACTTTtaggaatttttaattttaggaaCACATTGGCAATCACGACACTTTTTTGAAGCCTTGTGTATGACTTGGCTTCTTcgattaaaaacacaaaagtgaGACTAAGTGTGACGTCGCTGTCCTCTTTCTCaccttttaataaaaaaaatctcgacATCATCGCCACCTAGtgagaaaaaaacacacagcgGTTGTTTTTGATGTGTTTGTCAACATGCTCAAGGTCTGCTCTCGAAAtcaatagtgtgtgtgtgtgtgtgtgtgtgtgtgtgtgtgtgtgtgtgtgtgtgtgtgtgtgtgtgtgtgtgtgtgtgtgattattgtcaCACTAGTTAACCAAAAGGACACACGGATCAGTGTGCATTTGATATCGATTGACCCCCgctaagcaaaaaaatcaaacatgacCTTTGGTGTTGTGGAGTAGCTGGACCAATGGGACGGCAGAACATCCAGAACATCCCGTCTGCTTGTTTTTCATCGTTGTCCTGTTGCCACTTTGAACTCAGACTCGTCGAATCCTCTTGTGGGAACTATCACCGCTCAACGTTTGACGGCTTCTTCTCATCTTCACTCGGCGCCATGAAGACGCTAAGTATCTTCATCGTGGTGATGATGGTGATGGATGCCACCTTGGCTGCAGACGGTACAACAACTCACATCTTCATTGTTACGACATATTTTCAACATGTCCGTGTTTGCAGAGACGTGCTCTGGTCGCTGCGGTTCTTTTGACCCGTTGAAGAAGTGTCAGTGTGATTCCATGTGCGTTTACTACGGAAGCTGCTGTGATGACTTTGTCAAATTGTGTCCCAAGAAAAGTGAGTGACCTTCAAGTGTGTCCTCATTTGAAGACGCTCAGGTGTTTCTCACCTGTTTCTGTCCTTCAGCAGCACGTGGTGACACGTTCGAAGAAGCTGAAGACAACCAAACTACGTTGGAGACACCGGTGGACGTGTTGGCCCTGACTGCGGAGCCGACCAGCTCCAGCGCGGTGCTGACCACCTCCGAGGAACCTTGGCCTCCGCGTCCTACAATGCAAGAACCCACGGGGCCACCTGCCGACCGAGACGCAGCCATCTGCAGCGGGCGGTCCTTTGACGCTTTCCTGCAACTGAAGAATGGATCTGTGTACGCCTTCAGAGGTACGCCCCCTGCAGGAGAGACATGACATGTGCATTTGGACTCATTCATGTGAACGGACACTGTGTTAGCATGATTGAGATCTGGAGTGTCGGGTTGCTTGCAGGAGAATATTTCTTTGAGCTGGACGACATGGCCGTGCTTCCCGGCTATCCCAAACTGATCGTGGATGTTTGGGGAATGCCGGGGCCCGTGGACGCCGCCTTCACGCGCATCAACTGCCATGGCAAGTCGTACATTTTTCAGGTGAGCAGCAAAAATATCATCTGAAGAACTTCCAAGCATTTGGGAATCagtcagcaaaaataaaactctcaacctcccgcccgcctgcctgccggtGTCCCTCAGGGAAGGAAGTACTGGCGCTTTGAAGGTGACGTCCTGGACGAAGGTTTCCCCAGGGACATTTCAGAAGGCTTCGACGGGATTCCAGACGACCTCCACGCCGCCTTCGCCGTGCCGGCGCCCAATCACCGGCAAAAGGAGAAGGCCTACTTCTTCAAAGGTACGCCACACAAGAACCGGCGTGAAGGTACAGGTGCACTTTTCACACGTGTCCTTCTCAGGTGATCAGTATCACGTGTACGAGTTCGTCAACCAGCCTACCCATCATGAGTGCGTCCAGATGAGTCTATCTTCACCTTCGCTCTTGTTCTCACGCTATACCGACCTCTTCTGCGACCAAAGTCTGGACGACCTCTTTGCCGAACTCTTCGGGGCCGCAGGTCAGACTCGGGGTTCTGCGCCCGCATAGCCCGTCCTCATCCTCAACTTCATCTCAATCTTCAGCCGGCAGCCACTCAGCAGGTCCGCGGTCCATCAGAATGAACTGGCCAGGCATCAGCCCCCCCGTGGATGCGGCCATGGTGGGGCGCGTCTTCTTGAGCCCCAAAGCCACGCCGCAGCCGCCATCCGCTAGGAGGCAAAAGAAACGCAAGTGGAGGAAGCCCAGCAGGAAGTCCCGACGCAGGCAAACTCGCCAAGCGCTTTTCGACTTTTGGAGCGGCATGTTTGACTACAGCGACGAATCACTGGAGGCCGCCACCTTGCCGCCGATGGAAGTGCAGACGCCCGTTAGCACGCCCAGTCAATACGTCTACTTCTTCAAGAGAGGTGAGTTGTCGTGCTCGCTGCGATGTGTGTACACGCATGTAATGGCATGTGCGTGTTTCCCCTTGAACAGATCAGTACTACAGAGTGGACCTGCGGACCAAACGCGTGGCTCAGGTCGTCCCGCCTTACCCGCGTTCcattgccaagttctggctgggctGCCAGCAGGAAGACACTCCTGACGCCACACATGCCGAGAAGAGATAAAATAATGACATAAATAAACACACTGACTAAATAAAAGGATAGGTAGCattgtggattatttttttcttgttaaGATACCTTGGTTAATATtaagttattttatttataagtaACATTTTGTCATGGAAAATACTGTGATTAATGACGCAAGGTTTTTGTTGCGCAAGGTAAGCGCGTTGAAAAGGCACCGctgggattcgaacccaggaTCTCCTGTTTACTAGACAGGCGCTTTAACCAACTAAGCCACGGCGCCGTGTAGGGATGAGAAGAGTTATTTCAGGGGCAAGCCTGCAATACGACGCGTGGGAATGTCCGCTTGTGATAAggaattatattttttatatttttgcccTTGAAATGGCCGAGTTAGGGTAAGagaattcaaatcacattgcgaGTCACAAAACGCATTTTCAATTTCAGATACGcaccatgcaaaaaaaaaccaaatacAAAGTCCACATTTCACGCTTCCAACTTAAATCTAATACGACATTTCAAATTGTGGCATATTCTGAGTAACACTCAACATCTGATATGAAGTGTAACCTCTTACCTGATAAGAACAGTACCCGATTGACGTGTTGGTGACCTTTGACACATGAACTTTGTGACCCTGTTTGAAGAAATTCTTGTCTCAAATTCACGTGGCAAAAACACGGGTACGTGATGACGTCACTCAACTAAGCTGGTTTCTTGCATTTAGCTGTATTGTTTTCTTAAAACTGCTTAGTCAAATACATTTTTCCTCATTTTTAAAAGTCATTTGCATTCATTACCTATCATTTTAACGGACTAagtgtaaataataaaatacaatttgaCATTTAATATAATTTAAAGCTCTAAAATACGTACTACAATATTAAACAAATATGTGAAATTAATTTTATGAAATAACGCTCATTTTGCAATCTGACTGGACGAAACCAAGCGGCGTGGTGTCGTAAAATCTCAGACCCCGCCCACTATGAGGCGGGCATAGCGGGGCTGTCATTCCAAGTCAAGACCGCTACAGTCCGCTCGACTCCGACTGGTCGTCGGACTAGTCGCACCGTTAACGACGAACTCGCACCCACGCACAAGCAGAATTGCACAAGGTAAGCCTTCCACACGCCCACGCAAATGTTCCGGTTCGGACTTGTACTCGCCTGAGGGACTACTTTTAGTCGCGGAAGTGCGTGCAAGCTCGCACAGAACAAAAAAACAGTCGAAAACAAAGATCCGCTGCTCGAGCCCCTTGCGCTTTTATATGAGTCAAGCGTTTACTTGACTTTATGacgttttaatttttatttttttttaccttattcTATGTGTGCGCGCGTACGTGTCGGCGACGAGCCTCCTCTcaagtgcgcgtgcgcgtgacaGTGTGTTTACATGACGCTCGCACGCACGGGTGTCCTGGAGGACAAGCAGCGACatccaggagggagatgttgtcTTCCAAAGTTGTTAAAGTTCCTTTTGGGAACGCAGCAAAAACCTTTGTGTTTCTTACTTGGCCGAGCAATACTCCAAAAAGTTGAACCACAGAGAGCAGAAAAGAGCAAAGCTTAGCTCGATCTTTGTCCTACTAAGGAACACGTGTTCCATCTTGTGCTGACTAAAGATCTGCTAGTGAATGATTGCAACCGCAGTCAACAGAACCTCCAAAAAGAGTCGACAGTATTCGTATTTGGTTGCTAACCTGGTACTCTTGGCATGTATGTGTCAGGATGTCTCGCGAACAGCAGGTGGTGGCGGCTGCCAGGCGGGCTTTTGAGACGGGCCGCTCCAGATGTCTGGAGCATCGTGTCCGGCAGCTGAAGAACCTTCAGCGTTTCCTGAccgagcgccgggatgacatcgCCCAGGCTATCAAGAAGGACCTCAACAAGGTAGACAGATAGATGCCTTTACAAATGCCTGTTTGAAAAGGGACAAAGTCCGAATCGGTCACAAATCTCCAATGGAGCTTTGAGCTGACTCTCGGTTTGTGGCTCAGAGCCCGCTGGTGGTCCAGATGTACGAGACGCTGGGCCTGGAGGAGGAGATCGGCCTGGCCATCCGCAAGCTGAAGGAGTGGGCGGCGCCGCGGCCGGTGGAGAAGAACCTTATGACCGTGTCGGACACAGTCTACGTGAAGGCCGAGCCTCTAGGCTTAGTCTTGATCATCGGCGCCTGGAACTACCCGTGGGCCGTCACCTTGCAGCCGCTCGTTGGCGCCATCGCCGCCGGTAAGTCGATAGCGCTTGGCAGCATGTTGGTAGCTAAACTAACCTAGTTTTAAATCTCGCCGATATGCGTCCAAAGGCCAAATGGGCTAATAATTGCCTGCTTCTAAACTCTGTGcaagcttttctacaaaatcaaCCTCCATTTTAAGGTCGACTAACTTTTCTGCAATATCGACTTCTCACCATCCCCCGCTCATTTGCATTTATACATAGTTCTCATGAACACACGCAGGTTGTTATGTAAATTTTGTGTGTCA
The nucleotide sequence above comes from Syngnathus scovelli strain Florida chromosome 15, RoL_Ssco_1.2, whole genome shotgun sequence. Encoded proteins:
- the LOC125982460 gene encoding trafficking regulator of GLUT4 1; amino-acid sequence: MAVNTESSAVLVQRDPSGTGDFHDTEKLLSAAAAAAAERSGGGGACDGPDLRGSVRSLNADQNGHRSPLKSGSVGHLTATPRSLSRLSLASGGPPGAAPPSYLWLAVLSCLCPGVPLNVCALWYASVSRSVLNNGDVEAARKYGRLSLLLSLLAMLLGVAVIVFIVFTIELQQ
- the LOC125982725 gene encoding beta-crystallin A1-like, giving the protein MSVPKPSPSGPWKMTVYDQEHFQGKRAEFTASCQNIVECGLDNIRSLKVECGAWVGYEHSSFCGQQFVLEKGDYPRFEAYGGSNSYRIERMLSFRPICCANHKEARMTIYELENMTGRQFELSDDYPSLQAMGWLNNQVGSMHIQSGAFVCYQYPGYRGQQYIVESDCRGGEYKSFREFGSQAQTPQIQSIRRIQH
- the vtnb gene encoding vitronectin b isoform X2 gives rise to the protein MGRQNIQNIPSACFSSLSCCHFELRLVESSCGNYHRSTFDGFFSSSLGAMKTLSIFIVVMMVMDATLAADETCSGRCGSFDPLKKCQCDSMCVYYGSCCDDFVKLCPKKTRGDTFEEAEDNQTTLETPVDVLALTAEPTSSSAVLTTSEEPWPPRPTMQEPTGPPADRDAAICSGRSFDAFLQLKNGSVYAFRGEYFFELDDMAVLPGYPKLIVDVWGMPGPVDAAFTRINCHGKSYIFQGRKYWRFEGDVLDEGFPRDISEGFDGIPDDLHAAFAVPAPNHRQKEKAYFFKGDQYHVYEFVNQPTHHECVQMSLSSPSLLFSRYTDLFCDQSLDDLFAELFGAAAGSHSAGPRSIRMNWPGISPPVDAAMVGRVFLSPKATPQPPSARRQKKRKWRKPSRKSRRRQTRQALFDFWSGMFDYSDESLEAATLPPMEVQTPVSTPSQYVYFFKRDQYYRVDLRTKRVAQVVPPYPRSIAKFWLGCQQEDTPDATHAEKR
- the vtnb gene encoding vitronectin b isoform X1; translated protein: MGRQNIQNIPSACFSSLSCCHFELRLVESSCGNYHRSTFDGFFSSSLGAMKTLSIFIVVMMVMDATLAADETCSGRCGSFDPLKKCQCDSMCVYYGSCCDDFVKLCPKKTARGDTFEEAEDNQTTLETPVDVLALTAEPTSSSAVLTTSEEPWPPRPTMQEPTGPPADRDAAICSGRSFDAFLQLKNGSVYAFRGEYFFELDDMAVLPGYPKLIVDVWGMPGPVDAAFTRINCHGKSYIFQGRKYWRFEGDVLDEGFPRDISEGFDGIPDDLHAAFAVPAPNHRQKEKAYFFKGDQYHVYEFVNQPTHHECVQMSLSSPSLLFSRYTDLFCDQSLDDLFAELFGAAAGSHSAGPRSIRMNWPGISPPVDAAMVGRVFLSPKATPQPPSARRQKKRKWRKPSRKSRRRQTRQALFDFWSGMFDYSDESLEAATLPPMEVQTPVSTPSQYVYFFKRDQYYRVDLRTKRVAQVVPPYPRSIAKFWLGCQQEDTPDATHAEKR